One Brassica napus cultivar Da-Ae chromosome C2, Da-Ae, whole genome shotgun sequence DNA window includes the following coding sequences:
- the LOC106437391 gene encoding cytochrome P450 71B3-like: MSTVLYIFAFLLLPALFTLIFVKRTKDSTQNLPPSPPQLPIIGNLHQLQGLFHRCLHDLSKKHGPVLLLHLGSLKIVVISSSEAAEEALKTHDLECCTRPKTHATSTFSRNGRDICFAPYGEVWRQLRKLSVLNFFSAKKVRSFRYIREEENDLLVTKLKELAQKKSPVDLSQEIYCVAGSIIFRSAFAQRFYENKHVDKEKIKEFMFELQKLGSISSSDLFPGGLGWFMDFMSGRHRRLHKLFGEVDTFLNHIIDDHLKNPEEKTNQDRPDIVDSLLNTMLKEEQDESFKLTIDHLKGIIQNIYLAGVDTSAITMIWAMAELVRNPRVMKKAQEEIRTCIRVKQNEKIDEEDVDKLQYLKLVIKETLRLHPAAPLLLPRETMSQIKIQGYNIPPKTFLVVNTWSIGRDPKHWEDPEEFIPERFIDSPADYKGQSFEMLPFGSGRRMCPGMASAIATIELGLLNLLYYFDWELPEEGTVVDMEEDGNITVVKKVPLELLPILHH; this comes from the exons atgtcTACTGTTCTATATATCTTTGCGTTTCTGCTTCTTCCCGCTCTTTTCACGTTAATATTCGTGAAGAGAACCAAAGACTCGACACAAAATCTTCCTCCTAGCCCACCTCAGCTTCCTATCATCGGCAACCTACACCAGCTTCAAGGATTGTTTCACAGATGTCTTCATGATCTCTCCAAGAAACATGGACCCGTGTTGCTTCTTCATCTTGGCTCTCTCAAGATAGTTGTAATCTCATCGAGCGAAGCAGCTGAAGAAGCTCTCAAAACACATGATCTTGAGTGTTGCACAAGACCGAAGACTCACGCCACATCGACGTTCTCGCGTAACGGTAGAGACATTTGCTTTGCGCCATATGGTGAGGTTTGGAGACAGTTACGCAAGCTTTCTGTTCTAAACTTTTTCAGCGCGAAGAAGGTTCGATCTTTTAGGTACATCAGAGAGGAAGAGAATGACTTGTTGGTCACGAAACTGAAGGAGTTAGCTCAAAAGAAGTCTCCAGTGGATTTGAGCCAAGAAATTTACTGTGTAGCTGGAAGTATCATATTCAGATCTGCCTTTGCACAGCGTTTCTACGAGAACAAGCATGTTGATAAGGAAAAGATCAAAGAGTTCATGTTTGAGCTCCAGAAACTTGGGTCTATTAGTAGCTCAGATCTTTTCCCTGGTGGTTTGGGATGGTTTATGGACTTTATGTCAGGGAGACATAGGAGACTTCACAAACTTTTTGGTGAGGTTGATACTTTTCTGAATCATATAATTGATGATCACTTGAAGAACcctgaagaaaaaacaaatcaagatcGCCCTGATATAGTTGACTCGCTCTTAAATACTATGCTTAAAGAAGAACAAGATGAATCTTTCAAGCTCACCATTGATCATCTTAAAGGAATCATCCAA AATATATATCTTGCTGGAGTAGACACAAGTGCCATCACCATGATTTGGGCAATGGCAGAGCTCGTTAGAAACCCACGAGTGATGAAAAAAGCTCAAGAAGAGATCCGAACATGCATCAGAGTCAAACAAAATGAGAAAATCGATGAAGAAGATGTCGATAAGCTTCAGTACTTGAAGCTTGTGATCAAAGAAACGCTAAGACTGCACCCAGCAGCTCCTCTGTTACTCCCAAGAGAAACAATGAGCCAAATCAAGATTCAAGGCTACAACATTCCTCCAAAAACCTTTCTAGTGGTTAACACTTGGTCGATAGGACGAGATCCTAAACACTGGGAAGATCCAGAAGAGTTTATCCCTGAGAGGTTTATAGATTCTCCTGCGGATTATAAAGGACAAAGCTTTGAGATGTTACCATTTGGTTCTGGACGGAGGATGTGCCCTGGAATGGCTTCAGCGATTGCTACCATTGAGTTGGGACTCTTGAATTTGCTTTACTACTTTGATTGGGAATTGCCTGAGGAGGGGACAGTTGTGGACATGGAAGAAGATGGTAATATTACCGTTGTTAAGAAAGTTCCTCTTGAGCTTCTTCCAATTCTTCATCACTAA